In the genome of Anas platyrhynchos isolate ZD024472 breed Pekin duck chromosome 21, IASCAAS_PekinDuck_T2T, whole genome shotgun sequence, one region contains:
- the TLDC2 gene encoding TLD domain-containing protein 2 gives MMRGLRARYHLLPDQDEDLPVGCVEPDGEGRPGWEGAPAAGAAPEEPSGLVLSTPSRVLRDRDTKELGPHLPPRLQQQPWSLLYCTARDGFSLRTLYRRAGPLSSPALLLIRDTDAQAFGAFFATAIHMSNKFYGTGETFLFSFSPELKVFRWTGRNNFFVKGDVDLLMVGGGSGRFGLWLDGDLHHGGSHPCETFNNESLSPRGDFCVQDLEVWGLA, from the exons ATGATGAGGGGGCTCCGTGCCCGCTACCACCTCCTG CCCGACCAGGACGAGGACCTGCCCGTGGGCTGCGTGGAGCCGGACGGCGAGGGGCGGCCAGGCTGGGAGGGGGCCCCAGCTGCAGGCGCGGCGCCGGAGGAGCCGTctgggctggtgctgagcacaCCGAGCCGCGTCCTGCGGGACAGGGACACCAAGGAG CTGGGACCCCACCTGCCCCcccggctgcagcagcagccctggagcCTGCTGTACTGCACCGCACGGGACGGCTTCAGCCTGAGGACCCTGTACCGGCGTGCCGGCCCCCTCAGctcccctgcactgctgctcATCCGAGACACCGATGCACAG GCCTTCGGTGCGTTCTTCGCCACCGCCATTCACATGAGCAACAAGTTTTACGGCACAGGGGAAAcgtttctcttctctttctccccagagctgaag GTGTTCAGGTGGACGGGCAGGAACAACTTCTTCGTGAAGGGAGACGTGGACCTGCTGATGGTCGGCGGGGGCAG CGGCAGGTTTGGGCTGTGGCTGGACGGGGACCTGCACCACGGGGGCAGCCACCCCTGCGAGACGTTCAACAACGAGAGCCTCTCACCGCGAGGGGATTTCTGCGTCCAGGACCTGGAGGTGTGGGGCCTGGCCTGA